The window GAACCGAATATTTTCTGGTTTACATGGCCCGGAACATCGTGGGAGACCCCTACCGGCCCTATTCGCGCACCGTACGCATGCAGAAAATCGGATTCTCGACGGAGGGAACCCCCGAACTGGGCTCCCCGGAACCGATCGGCAAAGCGCTTAAAAAACCGTCCGGCATAAAAACCGAATCTCAAAATCAACATAACGATGAATCCAAGTAAATTAATTCTTCCCGTTTCTCTTCTGACCGCAGCGGCCGCCGAGAGCGAACATTGCACGGCCAAGCCGAAGAAAGACGCCCGGCCGAACGTAATCGTCATTCTGGCCGACGACCTGGGCTTCTCCGACATCGGATGCTACGGGGGTGAAATCCATACCCCCAACCTCGACCGGCTGGCAGCGAACGGGCTTCGCTTCAACAACTTCTACAACACAAGCCGCAGCTGCCCCACCCGGGCGTCGCTGCTCACGGGCCTCTACCAGCACCAGGCGGGTATCGGCCGGATGACTTTCGACGACCACCTGCCGGGATACCGCGGCACGCTGTCGAAGAACGCCGTGACGATCGCCGAGGCGCTCCGCGGTTCGGGATACCACACGGGCATGGTCGGGAAATGGCACATCGCCGAAACGCCCCTGCGCCCCGACCAGCGCGAATGGCTGGCCCACCATGTCTACCACGAGGAGTTCGCCGACAAGATCAACTACCCCACCCGCCGCGGCTTCGAGGATTTCTACGGCACGATCTACGGCGTGGTGAACTACTTCGACCCGTTCAGCCTCGTCGATGGCGAGGAGCCCGTGCGCGAGGTTCCCGAGGGATATTACATTACCGACGACCTCTCGCAGAAGGCCGTCAGCTACGTGAACAAATACGCCAAAGACGACAAACCGTTTTTCCTCTACCTCTCCTACACGGCGCCCCACTGGCCCCTGCACGCCCTGCCCGAGGACATCGAGAAATACAAGGACATCTATAAGGAGGGCTGGGAAGTCATTCGCAACCGGCGTTACGAACGCATCAGGCAGCTGGGCATCTTCCCCGGACAGGAGGATTTCCTTTCGCAGCGCCAGTTCAACGACAAATGGGAGGATAACCCCAATGCCGAATGGGACGCGCGCGCAATGGCCGTGCACGCAGCCATGATCGACCGGATGGATCAGGGAATCGGTCAGGTGCTGGACGCTCTGGAAAAGAACGGACAAATGGACAACACGCTGATCATCTTCCTCTCCGACAACGGATGCAGCAGCGAAAGCTGTCAGAACTATTCGCCCGGCGAGAACGACCGTCCCGACATGACACGCGACGGACGTCCCATCGTCTATCCGAAAAAGAAAGAGGTGATGCCCGGTCCCGAGACCTCCTACGCATCGCTCGGCGCGAAATGGGCGAACGTGGCCAACACCCCGTTCCGGTTCTGGAAAGCCAAGTCGTTCAGCGGAGGCATCTGCACCCCGGTGATCGCCCACTGGCCCAAGGGACTCAAAAAGAGCCTCCGCGGCAAGGTGACCGGCCAGATGGGACACGTCATGGACATCATGGCCACCTGTCTCGACCTCTCGGGCGCCGAATACCCCGCGACCTACGACGGCAACCGGATCATCCCGCTCGAAGGCAAGAGCCTCGTACCCGTGCTGCGCAAAGGCGAGCGCGAGGGACACGACTACCTGGGGTTCGAACACTTCAACGAACGCGCGTTCCTCTCGAAGGAGGGCTGGAAGATCGTCCGTCAGGGCAACAAACACCCCTGGGAGCTCTACGATCTCAACAACGACCGTTCGGAGCAGCACGACCTCGCCAAGCAGAATCCCGCGAAGGTCGAAGAGCTGACGAAAGCATACGAGGAGTGGGCGAAACGCTGCATGGTGGAACCTTATCCCGGCCAATTCAAGAAGAACAAGAAGTAAACCGCATATCACCTTAACAATCAGTAATGAGAAAAACAATTCTGACAACCGTGGCAGCACTGAGCGTGCTGTGCACCTTTGCCCAGTGGAAACCCGCGGGCGACAAACTCAAAACACCCTGGGCCGAGAAGATAGATCCGGCCAACGTACTCCCCGAGTATCCGCGTCCGCAGCTGGTCCGTTCGCAATGGATGAATCTCAACGGACTGTGGGACTACGCCATCAAGCCGGCCGGCGCCTTGGAGCCGAAAACGATGGACGGAAAAATCCTCGTTCCCTTCGCCGTCGAATCGTCGCTGTCGGGCGTGCAGAAAAGCCTTACCGAAAAGGACGAACTGTGGTATCGCCGCACGTTCAGCGTACCCGCAGCGTGGAAAGGCAGCAACGTGATGCTGAATTTCGGCGCGGTGGACTGGAAAGCCGACGTATTCGTGAACGACATCCTCGTGGGATCGCACACGGGAGGCTTCACGCCGTTCTCGCTGGACATCACCCCCTGCCTGAAAGCCAAAGGCGATCAGAAACTGGTGGTGCGCGTGTTCGACGGCACGGACAAGGGCTACCAGCCCCGCGGCAAACAGGCGCTCAACCCCAACGGCATCTGGTACACGCCGGTCAGCGGAATCTGGCAGACCGTATGGATCGAACCGGTGGCGAAGAGCCACATCTCGGGGATCAAGGCCATTCCCAACCTCGACCAGAAGAACATCGCCGTAACCGTGACGGCCGATAACTGCACGACGGGCGATCTGGTGGAGGTCAACATCCTCGACAAAGGCAAGGTCGTAGCTTCGGCCACGGGATTCCCCGGCAGTCCGCTGCGCCTGGCCATCGCCGAGCCGAAACTTTGGAGCCCCGACTCACCGTTCCTCTACGACATGACGGCGGAGCTCAAACGAGGAGGAAAAACCGTGGACAAGGTGGATTCGTACACGGCCATGCGCAAGATCGGCACCGCCCGCGACAAGGCCGGAATCCTCCGCATGACGCTCAACGACGAACCGCTGTTCCACTACGGCCCCCTCGATCAGGGCTGGTGGCCCGACGGGCTCTTCACCGCACCGACCGACGAAGCGCTGCTGTTCGACATTGTGAAGGCCAAGGAGCTGGGCTACAACATGATCCGGAAGCACGTGAAGGTGGAGCCGGCACGCTGGTACTACCACTGCGACCGCGAAGGCATCCTCGTATGGCAGGACATGCCCTCGGGCGACATGGGTAACAAGTGGGAAATGTACATCTACAACGGCGGTACGGACAAACTCCGCACGCAGGAGTCGAAGGACAATTTCAGCAAGGAGTGGAAAGAGATCATGGATTTCTGCATCTCCTCGCCGAGCGTCGTGGTATGGGTTCCTTTCAACGAGGCGTGGGGACAGTTCGACACCGAGCGTATCGTGAACTGGACTATGGAATACGATCCTTCGCGTCTGGTGAACCCCGCCAGCGGCGGCAACCACCGTCCCTGCGGCCACATGCTCGACCTGCACCACTACCCGGGGCCCGCCATGAAGCTGTTCGACCCGCAGCGCGTCAATGTGCTGGGCGAATACGGCGGCATCGGACTGGCCTTGGAGGGACACCTTTGGTGGAACAAGCGCAACTGGGGCTACGTACAGTTCAAGAACGCAGAACAGGTGACGGCCGAATACGAGAAATACGCCAGGAACCTGGCCAAATTCGTACGCCTCGGCTTCTCGGGCGCCGTCTACACCCAGACGACCGACGTGGAAAGCGAAGTGAACGGCCTGTTCAC of the Alistipes senegalensis JC50 genome contains:
- a CDS encoding arylsulfatase, which gives rise to MNPSKLILPVSLLTAAAAESEHCTAKPKKDARPNVIVILADDLGFSDIGCYGGEIHTPNLDRLAANGLRFNNFYNTSRSCPTRASLLTGLYQHQAGIGRMTFDDHLPGYRGTLSKNAVTIAEALRGSGYHTGMVGKWHIAETPLRPDQREWLAHHVYHEEFADKINYPTRRGFEDFYGTIYGVVNYFDPFSLVDGEEPVREVPEGYYITDDLSQKAVSYVNKYAKDDKPFFLYLSYTAPHWPLHALPEDIEKYKDIYKEGWEVIRNRRYERIRQLGIFPGQEDFLSQRQFNDKWEDNPNAEWDARAMAVHAAMIDRMDQGIGQVLDALEKNGQMDNTLIIFLSDNGCSSESCQNYSPGENDRPDMTRDGRPIVYPKKKEVMPGPETSYASLGAKWANVANTPFRFWKAKSFSGGICTPVIAHWPKGLKKSLRGKVTGQMGHVMDIMATCLDLSGAEYPATYDGNRIIPLEGKSLVPVLRKGEREGHDYLGFEHFNERAFLSKEGWKIVRQGNKHPWELYDLNNDRSEQHDLAKQNPAKVEELTKAYEEWAKRCMVEPYPGQFKKNKK
- a CDS encoding glycoside hydrolase family 2 protein codes for the protein MRKTILTTVAALSVLCTFAQWKPAGDKLKTPWAEKIDPANVLPEYPRPQLVRSQWMNLNGLWDYAIKPAGALEPKTMDGKILVPFAVESSLSGVQKSLTEKDELWYRRTFSVPAAWKGSNVMLNFGAVDWKADVFVNDILVGSHTGGFTPFSLDITPCLKAKGDQKLVVRVFDGTDKGYQPRGKQALNPNGIWYTPVSGIWQTVWIEPVAKSHISGIKAIPNLDQKNIAVTVTADNCTTGDLVEVNILDKGKVVASATGFPGSPLRLAIAEPKLWSPDSPFLYDMTAELKRGGKTVDKVDSYTAMRKIGTARDKAGILRMTLNDEPLFHYGPLDQGWWPDGLFTAPTDEALLFDIVKAKELGYNMIRKHVKVEPARWYYHCDREGILVWQDMPSGDMGNKWEMYIYNGGTDKLRTQESKDNFSKEWKEIMDFCISSPSVVVWVPFNEAWGQFDTERIVNWTMEYDPSRLVNPASGGNHRPCGHMLDLHHYPGPAMKLFDPQRVNVLGEYGGIGLALEGHLWWNKRNWGYVQFKNAEQVTAEYEKYARNLAKFVRLGFSGAVYTQTTDVESEVNGLFTYDRKVMKVIPERIKAANEAVIRSMSLEME